The following proteins are encoded in a genomic region of Pirellulales bacterium:
- a CDS encoding ABC transporter permease: MVLEHEPLPFEQWLAESLPLWLATIGALALGILIVGFLFTAVVNGPIRAGDTIYRLLAGGLIDLVKISPRRVIALARLAVQESLRRRVLAGLAVFVVILAFAIWFLDARTPDPAKLYLSFVLTATTWLVMIMMVFLSAFSLPNDIKNHTIYTIVTKPVRPSEIVLGRIVGFTAVGTALLAIMGFFSYVFVVRALNHTHDLSMGDLAPTAAQGELSGRTGLTRNHFHPVTVDAEGNGVTDTAQGHWHEVTASGAGTSASLTVGPPQGQFHARVPIYGKLQFFNQAGQPVEKGINVGNEWTYRSYIEGGTRAAARWRFKDVRREDFPKGLRLNMTISVFRSHKGNIEQTVVGSYTLRNPRTGVTSPGQNFFAKEYAIDDREVPEKFKDPTGKDKTLDWYDDLVDNGELEIELSCLQGGQYFGMAQPDLYLLPREGSFEANFVKGYIGIWLQMLLVTAFGVMWSTFLNGSVAMLATLMTLIAGLFAPWVQELASGKVIGGNTFEAAFRIVTQTGITAPLDENLTTSVVQGLDAATLWPMKIIANLLPDISRFDDSSYVAEGFDIPAYVLAENSLTVLGFVVPLFIFGFLFLKMREVAK; the protein is encoded by the coding sequence ATGGTCCTCGAACACGAACCGCTACCCTTTGAGCAGTGGCTGGCCGAGAGCCTGCCGTTGTGGCTGGCGACGATCGGTGCCTTGGCACTGGGCATTCTCATCGTCGGATTCCTCTTTACGGCCGTGGTGAACGGCCCGATACGCGCCGGCGACACGATTTATCGGCTGTTGGCCGGAGGATTGATCGATCTGGTAAAGATCTCGCCGCGGCGCGTGATCGCCCTGGCCCGTCTGGCCGTGCAGGAATCGTTGCGGCGCCGCGTGCTGGCCGGGCTGGCCGTGTTCGTCGTGATCCTGGCGTTCGCCATCTGGTTTCTTGACGCGCGCACCCCCGATCCCGCGAAGCTCTACCTGAGCTTCGTGCTCACCGCCACGACCTGGCTGGTGATGATCATGATGGTGTTCTTGAGCGCTTTCAGCCTGCCGAACGACATCAAGAACCATACGATTTACACCATCGTCACCAAGCCGGTGCGACCGAGCGAGATCGTGCTGGGCCGTATCGTCGGCTTTACGGCCGTGGGAACGGCGCTTTTGGCCATCATGGGGTTCTTTAGCTACGTTTTCGTCGTGCGTGCCCTGAATCACACGCACGACTTGTCGATGGGCGATCTGGCACCAACGGCCGCGCAGGGCGAACTGTCCGGCCGCACGGGTCTGACGCGCAATCACTTTCATCCGGTTACGGTCGATGCCGAAGGCAATGGCGTGACGGACACCGCCCAGGGGCACTGGCACGAAGTGACGGCTTCGGGCGCGGGCACGAGCGCATCGCTTACTGTCGGCCCGCCGCAGGGGCAATTTCATGCCCGAGTGCCCATTTACGGCAAGCTGCAATTCTTCAACCAGGCCGGGCAGCCCGTCGAGAAAGGAATCAACGTCGGCAACGAGTGGACGTACCGCAGCTATATCGAGGGGGGAACGCGTGCGGCCGCGCGGTGGCGCTTCAAAGACGTCCGCCGCGAGGATTTTCCCAAGGGCTTGCGACTGAACATGACAATCAGCGTGTTCCGTTCGCACAAGGGAAACATCGAGCAGACCGTCGTCGGCAGCTATACGCTCCGCAATCCGCGCACGGGCGTCACTTCGCCGGGTCAGAATTTCTTCGCCAAGGAATACGCCATCGACGATCGGGAGGTTCCCGAGAAGTTCAAGGATCCCACCGGCAAGGACAAGACGCTCGATTGGTACGACGATCTGGTCGACAACGGCGAACTGGAAATCGAGCTCTCGTGCTTGCAGGGAGGTCAGTATTTCGGCATGGCTCAGCCGGACCTGTACCTGCTGCCGCGCGAAGGCTCGTTCGAAGCGAACTTCGTGAAGGGTTACATCGGTATTTGGCTGCAGATGCTGCTGGTCACGGCCTTTGGCGTGATGTGGAGCACATTCCTCAATGGATCGGTGGCCATGCTGGCGACGCTGATGACGCTGATCGCGGGGCTGTTCGCCCCCTGGGTGCAGGAGCTTGCCAGCGGCAAGGTGATCGGCGGCAATACGTTCGAAGCGGCCTTCCGCATCGTCACACAAACCGGCATCACGGCCCCGTTGGACGAGAATCTGACGACCTCGGTTGTTCAGGGGTTGGACGCAGCCACGTTGTGGCCCATGAAGATCATTGCCAACCTGCTGCCTGACATCAGCAGGTTCGACGATTCGAGTTATGTCGCGGAAGGTTTCGATATCCCCGCATACGTTCTGGCCGAGAACTCGTTGACCGTGCTCGGCTTCGTCGTCCCACTATTTATCTTCGGATTCTTGTTCTTGAAGATGCGCGAGGTGGCCAAATGA
- a CDS encoding ABC transporter ATP-binding protein: MPTATSTATASGGKPAADQVVVETRNLSKIYRDFWGRQKVRALKALDLEVRRGEIFGLLGPNGSGKTTTIKLLLGLLFPTSGEALVFGKQATDVTKNERIGYLPEESYLYRFLNAEETLDFYGRLFDMPAKIRKERTQELIDLVGLRWAKRRQLREYSKGMTRRIGLAQALINDPELIVLDEPTSGLDPIGTREIKDLILKLRDQGKTVLLCSHLLPDVQDVCDRIAILYQGELKELGRVDTLLKLREVTEIRTTALDDAAKAEIEAVVRRHQGNVLKIDNPTTTLEELFLGIVRESEAHPGRRPTEKT, translated from the coding sequence ATGCCGACAGCGACCAGCACCGCAACCGCATCAGGCGGCAAGCCAGCCGCCGACCAGGTTGTCGTCGAAACTCGCAACCTGTCGAAAATCTATCGCGACTTCTGGGGCCGCCAGAAAGTGCGGGCTCTCAAGGCGCTCGACCTGGAAGTGCGCCGCGGAGAGATATTCGGCCTCTTAGGACCGAACGGCTCGGGCAAGACGACCACGATCAAGCTGCTTTTGGGGCTGCTCTTCCCCACCAGCGGCGAGGCATTGGTCTTCGGAAAGCAGGCCACCGACGTCACGAAGAACGAACGCATCGGTTACCTGCCCGAAGAATCGTATCTCTATCGATTTTTGAACGCCGAAGAGACGCTCGACTTTTACGGCCGGCTGTTCGACATGCCCGCCAAGATCCGCAAGGAGCGCACGCAGGAATTGATCGACCTGGTGGGCCTGCGGTGGGCGAAGCGTCGGCAGTTGCGCGAATACTCCAAAGGCATGACGCGGCGTATCGGCCTGGCCCAGGCGCTGATCAACGACCCGGAACTGATCGTGCTCGACGAGCCGACGTCCGGGCTCGATCCGATCGGCACCCGCGAGATCAAGGACCTGATCCTCAAGCTGCGGGATCAAGGCAAGACCGTGCTGTTGTGCAGCCACCTGCTGCCCGACGTGCAGGACGTCTGCGACCGCATCGCGATTCTGTACCAGGGCGAACTGAAGGAGCTGGGCCGCGTCGACACGCTGCTGAAATTGCGCGAGGTGACCGAAATTCGCACCACGGCGCTCGATGACGCAGCCAAGGCCGAGATCGAGGCGGTCGTCCGCCGGCACCAGGGTAACGTACTGAAAATCGACAACCCAACCACGACGTTGGAAGAACTGTTCCTGGGCATCGTGCGTGAAAGCGAAGCGCATCCGGGCCGACGCCCCACGGAGAAGACTTAA